A DNA window from Ranitomeya imitator isolate aRanImi1 chromosome 2, aRanImi1.pri, whole genome shotgun sequence contains the following coding sequences:
- the CHD4 gene encoding chromodomain-helicase-DNA-binding protein 4 isoform X1: protein MASGMGPSSPGSDGEIEVMLNSHHQDDDDLDEDLSEVETPKVKKKKKPKKPRETKTPKGKRQKKELDDSSGEGNDFGEDDGGIIRSDSEGSDYTPGKKKKKKLTQKKEKKAKPKREEEDDDDDDSKEPKSSGQLLEDWGMEDIDHVFTEDDYRTLTNYKAFSQFVRPLIAAKNPKIAVSKMMMVLGAKWREFSTNNPLKGSSGASVAAAAAAAVAVVESMVASTEPVAPPPPVEVPLRKAKTKEGKGPNARKKPKIVRPPENKKNKAKKVAPLKIKLGGFGSKRKRSSSEEEDLDVDSDYDEGSMNSMSVSDGSTSKSSRSRKKIKVVKKKKKDDGTTGGVIDGYETDHQDYCEVCQQGGEIILCDTCPRAYHMVCLDPDMDKAPEGKWSCPHCEKEGVQWEAKEDNSEIDDDLDETVGDPEEEDHHMEFCRVCKDGGELLCCDACPSSYHIHCLNPPLPEIPNGEWLCPRCTCPQLKGKIQKILIWKWGQPPPATSVLKSANADTGVPPPKPLEGRAEREFFVKWQGMSYLHCSWVSELQLEMHCQVMFRNYQRKNDMDEPPAGEYGVDEEEKSRKRKNKDPKYLEMEEKFYRYGIKPEWMMIHRILNHSVDKKQNIHYLIKWRDLAYDQASWELEDSDVQDYDTYKQAYWNHRELMCGDDGRLGKKLKKIRLKKLDRPPDTPVVDPTVKYDRQPDYLDTTGGTLHPYQLEGLNWLRFSWAQGTDTILADEMGLGKTVQTAVFLYSLYKEGHSKGPFLVSAPLSTIINWEREFEMWAPDMYVVTYIGDKDSRAVIRENEFSFENNAIRGGKKASRMKKEASVKFHVLLTSYELITIDNAVLGSIDWACLVVDEAHRLKNNQSKFFRVLNGYSLQHKLLLTGTPLQNNLEELFHLLNFLTPERFNNLEGFLEEFADIAKEDQIKKLHDMLGPHMLRRLKADVFKNMPSKTELIVRVELSPMQKKYYKFILTRNFEALNTRGGGNQVSLLNVVMDLKKCCNHPYLFPVAAMEAPKMPNGMYDGSALIKGAGKLLLLQKMLRKLKDDGHRVLIFSQMTKMLDLLEDFLEHEGYKYERIDGGITGNMRQEAIDRFNAPGAQQFCFLLSTRAGGLGINLATADTVVIYDSDWNPHNDIQAFSRAHRIGQNKKVMIYRFVTRASVEERITQVAKKKMMLTHLVVRPGLGSKTGSMSKQELDDILKFGTEELFKDEATEGENKEGDDISVIHYDDKAIARLLDRNQDEIEDTEIQGMNEYLSSFKVAQYVVREEEMGDEEEVVREIIKQEESVDPDYWEKLLRHHYEQQQEDLARNLGKGKRIRKQVNYNDGSQEDRDWQDDQSDNQSDYSVASEEGDEDFDERSEAARRPNRKGLRNDKDKPLPPLLARVGGNIEVLGFNARQRKAFLNAIMRYGMPPQDAFTTQWLVRDLRGKSEKEFKAYVSLFMRHLCEPGADGAETFADGVPREGLSRQHVLTRIGVMSLIRKKVQEFEHVNGRWSMPELAEQEENKKTSPVDSPSPKTPTPSTPGDTQPNTPAPAVANGGMTCVNRFLSAEEGVKNEEAPVKEENAQPESKPPEENNESSQPAAEPRTQPETTPMEVKAEEPEKQEKLPAAEPMEVTGPKPEPKPELKLELKSEPKPEPKPEPEKANDDVITVDDKKDDVQPVTLQNGETPKDTTEEIKKKAAATKQRFMFNIADGGFTELHSLWQNEERAATVTKKTYEIWHRRHDYWLLSGIINHGYARWQDIQNDVRYAILNEPFKGEVNRGNFLEIKNKFLARRFKLLEQALVIEEQLRRAAYLNMSEDPSHPSMALNTRFAEVECLAESHQHLSKESMAGNKPANAVLHKVLKQLEELLSDMKADVTRLPATIARIPPVAVRLQMSERNILSRLASRSGEPQPQQVRQMAQQ, encoded by the exons ATGGCTTCTGGAATGGGACCCTCCTCGCCAGGTAGTGACGGTGAAATTGAGGTCATGCTGAATAGCCACCATCAAG ACGATGACGACCTGGACGAAGACCTATCCGAGGTGGAAACTCCTAAAGTCAAAAAGAAGAAGAAACCTAAAAAGCCGCGGGAGACCAAGACTCCTAAAGGGAAGAGACagaagaag GAACTAGATGACAGCTCTGGTGAAGGCAATGACTTTGGAGAGGACGATGGAGGCATCATTCGATCCGACAGCGAAGGCAGCGATTACACTCCcgggaagaaaaagaagaaaaagctgACGCAGAAGAAAGAAAAGAAAGCCAAGCCAAAGCGCGAAGAGGAAGACGACGATGACGACGATTCGAAG GAACCCAAGTCTTCGGGTCAGCTTCTGGAAGACTGGGGCATGGAGGACATCGATCACGTGTTCACAGAGGATGATTACAGAACACTTACCAATTATAAAGCTTTCAGTCAGTTCGTCAG GCCACTTATTGCTGCCAAGAATCCCAAAATTGCTGTCTCTAAGATGATGATGGTCCTCGGAGCAAAGTGGAGAGAGTTCAGTACCAACAATCCATTGAAGGGAAGTTCCGGAGCATCCGTCGCTGCTGCTGCCGCAGCTGCCGTAGCCGTGGTGGAAAGCATGGTCGCTTCTACAGAGCCTGTTGCGCCGCCACCACCTGTTGAGGTTCCACTGCGCAAAGCAAAGACCAAGGAAGGAAAAG GACCCAATGCCAGAAAGAAACCAAAGATTGTCCGTCcaccagaaaataaaaaaaacaaagccaAGAAAGTGGCCCCTCTGAAGATCAAGCTGGGGGGTTTTGGCTCTAAACGCAAGCGCTCTTCT AGTGAGGAGGAGGACCTTGATGTGGACTCAGATTATGACGAAGGCAGCATGAATAGCATGTCTGTATCTGACGGATCGACCAGCAAGAGCAGCCGAAGCCGGAAGAAAATTAAAGTGGTAAAGAAGAAAAAGAAAG ATGATGGCACAACAGGAGGTGTCATTGATGGCTACGAGACAGACCACCAGGACTACTGTGAGGTTTGCCAACAAGGAGGAGAGATAATCTTATGCGACACGTGCCCACGCGCTTACCACATGGTTTGCTTGGATCCAGACATGGACAAAGCACCTGAGGGCAAATGGAGCTGTCCTCACTGT GAGAAGGAAGGAGTACAATGGGAAGCTAAAGAAGACAATTCAGAGATTGATGATGATTTAGATGAGACTGTGGGTGACCCGGAGGAAGAAGATCACCACATGGAGTTTTGCCGTGTTTGTAAGGATGGAGGAGAGCTCCTTTGTTGTGACGCCTGCCCTTCTTCCTACCATATTCACTGTCTAAATCCACCGCTACCAGAAATACCTAATGGAGAGTGGTTGTGCCCTAGATGCACG TGTCCTCAGCTGAAAGGTAAAATCCAAAAAATATTGATATGGAAATGGGGGCAGCCACCGCCTGCCACATCAGTGCTGAAATCGGCCAACGCGGATACCGGCGTTCCTCCTCCCAAACCTCTGGAAGGACGTGCGGAGCGGGAGTTTTTTGTCAAGTGGCAAGGCATGTCTTACCTGCACTGTTCCTGGGTATCAGAACTGCAG cTGGAAATGCACTGCCAGGTGATGTTTAGGAACTACCAGAGAAAGAATGACATGGACGAACCCCCCGCCGGCGAGTATGGTGTAGATGAAGAAGAAAAAAGCCGCAAAAGGAAAAACAAAGATCCAAAATATTTAGAAATGGAGGAGAAATTTTATCGTTATGGTATCAAACCAGAATGGATGATGATTCACAGAATCCTGAATCACAG TGTGGACAAGAAGCAGAACATCCATTATTTGATCAAGTGGAGAGACCTTGCGTATGACCAGGCCTCCTGGGAATTGGAAGATTCAGATGTTCAAGATTATGACACGTACAAGCAAGCGTACTGGAATCACAG GGAGCTGATGTGTGGCGATGATGGCCGCCTTGGGAAAAAACTGAAGAAAATCAGACTTAAAAAACTTGACAGACCACCCGACACTCCAGTGGTCGAT CCTACAGTAAAATATGACCGCCAGCCTGATTACTTGGATACTACTGGAGGTACCCTTCACCCCTACCAGTTGGAAGGTCTGAATTGGTTGCGTTTTTCATGGGCACAAGGCACAGACACCATCTTAGCAGATGAAATGGGCCTGGGAAAGACTGTCCAGACAGCAGTTTTCCTGTACTCTCTGTATAAGGAG GGTCACTCAAAAGGTCCGTTTTTGGTCAGTGCTCCACTTTCCACCATCATTAACTGGGAGCGAGAGTTTGAAATGTGGGCACCTGATATGTACGTAGTCACATATATAGGAGATAAGGACAGCCGCGCCGTTATCCGAGAAAACGAGTTCTCGTTCGAGAACAACGCAATACGGGGCGGCAAGAAAGCATCGCGCATGAAg AAAGAGGCGTCTGTTAAGTTCCACGTTTTGCTAACTTCATATGAACTGATCACCATTGACAATGCTGTTCTGGGCTCCATTGATTGGGCCTGCTTGGTAGTAGATGAAGCTCATCGTCTGAAAAATAATCAGTCCAAG tttttcAGGGTTCTAAATGGATACAGCCTTCAGCACAAGCTGCTCCTGACAGGAACCCCATTACAGAACAACCTTGAAGAATTGTTCCATTTACTGAACTTCCTAACACCAGAGCGGTTTAA TAACCTGGAAGGTTTCCTGGAAGAATTTGCAGATATTGCGAAGGAAGATCAAATCAAGAAGCTACATGACATGTTGGGACCTCACATGTTGAGAAGATTGAAGGCTGATGTCTTTAAGAACATGCCTTCCAAGACTGAGCTCATTGTTCGTGTCGAGCTCAGCCCCATGCAGAA AAAATATTACAAGTTCATCCTTACTAGAAATTTTGAGGCTCTTAATACTCGAGGAGGCGGTAATCAAGTATCTTTACTGAACGTAGTGATGGACCTGAAAAAATGCTGCAACCATCCGTACCTCTTCCCAGTGGCTGCCATG GAGGCTCCCAAGATGCCCAATGGGATGTATGATGGCAGCGCCCTGATCAAGGGAGCTGGAAAGTTGCTACTTCTGCAGAAGATGTTGAGAAAACTAAAGGATGACGGGCACAGAGTACTTATTTTCTCCCAG ATGACCAAGATGTTGGACTTGCTGGAAGACTTCCTTGAACATGAGGGTTATAAGTATGAGAGAATAGATGGAGGAATCACTGGAAATATGCGGCAAGAAGCCATCGATCGCTTTAACG CGCCGGGTGCTCAGCAGTTCTGTTTCCTTCTGTCAACTCGAGCTGGAGGTTTGGGAATTAATCTTGCCACAGCCGACACCGTCGTCATTTACGATTCAGACTGGAACCCTCACAATGATATTCAG GCTTTCAGCAGAGCCCATCGTATTGGACAGAATAAGAAGGTGATGATTTATAGGTTTGTAACTAGAGCTTCTGTGGAGGAAAGGATTACTCAGGTAGCAAAGAAAAAGATGATGCTTACCCATTTGGTGGTGAGGCCAGGTCTTGGCTCCAAGACGGGTTCAATGTCCAAGCAGGAACTGGATGACATCCTGAAGTTTGGTACAGAAGAACTTTTCAAAGATGAAGCAACAGAAG GAGAAAACAAGGAAGGCGACGACATCAGCGTCATTCACTACGATGACAAAGCCATAGCCCGATTGCTGGACAGGAACCAAGATGAGATTGAAGACACAGAGATTCAAGGAATGAATGAGTATCTGAGCTCCTTTAAAGTGGCGCAATATGTGGTTCGCGAAGAAGAGATGGGA gaTGAAGAAGAAGTTGTTCGCGAAATTATCAAGCAGGAAGAGAGCGTGGATCCAGATTACTGGGAGAAACTCCTCAGACACCATTATGAGCAGCAGCAGGAAGACTTGGCTCGTAATCTCGGCAAAGGAAAGCGAATCCGTAAACAGGTCAACTATAATGACGGCAGCCAGGAGGACAGAG ATTGGCAGGATGATCAGTCGGATAACCAGTCTGATTATTCCGTGGCTTCCGAGGAAGGAGATGAAGACTTTGATGAGCGGTCAGAAG ctgctcGTCGACCCAACAGGAAAGGGTTGAGGAATGATAAAGATAAACCATTACCACCTCTGCTGGCTCGTGTTGGAGGCAACATCGAG GTGTTGGGTTTCAATGCCCGCCAACGCAAGGCTTTCCTGAATGCCATCATGCGTTATGGCATGCCACCGCAGGATGCCTTCACCACCCAATGGCTCGTCAGAGACCTGCGTGGAAAATCTGAAAAAGAATTTAA AGCATACGTCTCCTTGTTTATGCGCCATCTCTGTGAGCCAGGTGCAGATGGAGCAGAAACTTTTGCAGATGGAGTCCCCAGAGAAGGGCTCTCTCGCCAGCACGTGCTAACGAGGATCGGAGTCATGTCTCTCATTCGAAAGAAG GTTCAAGAGTTTGAGCACGTGAATGGACGCTGGAGTATGCCAGAGCTCGCTGAACAAGAAGAGAACAAGAAGACCTCCCCAGTAGATTCTCCATCTCCGAAAACTCCCACCCCATCCACGCCGGGGGATACACAGCCCAATACCCCAGCCCCAGCTGTAGCAAACG gGGGGATGACTTGTGTTAATCGATTTCTCTCTGCAGAAGAAGGTGTAAAAAACGAAGAGGCGCCTGTAAAAGAGGAAAACGCACAACCAGAATCCAAACCACCTGAAGAGAACAATGAG AGCTCACAGCCTGCGGCAGAGCCCCGCACTCAGCCAGAGACCACCCCTATGGAGGTAAAGGCAGAAGAGCCTGAAAAACAGGAGAAGCTGCCTGCTGCTGAGCCCATGGAGGTGACTGGGCCGAAACCTGAGCCAAAGCCTGAGCTGAAGCTAGAACTGAAGTCAGAGCCAAAGCCAGAGCCGAAACCAGAGCCAGAGAAAGCCAACGATGATGTTATTACTGTGGATGATAAGAAGG ATGACGTCCAGCCGGTCACATTACAGAACGGAGAGACGCCCAAAGACACCACAGAGGAGATCAAGAAAAAGGCTGCGGCCACCAAGCAGAGATTCATGTTTAACATTGCAGATGGGGGCTTCACAG AACTACACTCATTGTGGCAGAATGAAGAGCGAGCAGCAACCGTTACGAAGAAAACATATGAGATCTGGCACCGGCGGCATGACTACTGGCTGCTGTCTGGTATCATAAA CCACGGCTATGCCCGCTGGCAAGATATTCAGAACGACGTGCGGTATGCCATCCTCAACGAACCGTTCAAGGGTGAAGTGAACAGAGGAAACTTCCTGGAGATCAAAAACAAGTTTCTGGCAAGACGGTTTAAG CTTCTAGAGCAGGCGCTTGTCATAGAAGAGCAGCTGAGACGAGCCGCTTACCTGAACATGTCTGAAGACCCCTCGCACCCGTCTATGGCTTTGAATACTCGATTTGCAGAGGTGGAGTGTTTGGCCGAAAGTCACCAGCACTTATCTAAAGAGTCTATGGCAGGGAACAAGCCAGCCAACGCCGTGTTACACAAAG TTCTTAAACAGTTGGAAGAATTATTGAGCGATATGAAAGCTGACGTCACCCGACTTCCAGCCACCATTGCCCGAATCCCTCCTGTGGCCGTCCGGTTACAAATGTCAGAGCGCAACATTTTGAGTCGACTGGCGAGCAGGAGCGGCGAACCTCAACCCCAGCAGGTACGT CAGATGGCTCAGCAATAA